The genomic stretch ACCTGCGCATCTACATCACGATCGGCAAACCGCTCGACCCCTTCGGCAACGACGTCGATGAGCAGGGCAATTCCCTCGACCCGCGTGGCCGGAAGATCGATCCGTCCGAGTATCTGCTTGTCGATGGTGAAGTGGGCGAGGACGGGGTTCGCGACTCGGTCTACACCGGCAATGTGGCCAGGCGACTCGTCGGTGCTTTCCAGAGGGAGAACGTGGCGCTGCCCACCAATGTGGTGGCCTTCGCCTTCTTCGAGCTGCTCCGCAAGAAGAGCAACGAGCGTGACCTCTATCGCTTCCTGCGCGGTCTCGGCCCCGAGATCAGCCTGCCCATGCCCGACGTGGAGCAAGCCCTGGCGCTGCTTCTCGAAGAACTGCAGGCCCTCGCCGGCAAGGGCGGGATCCGCCTCTCCCAGAGCGTGGGCAGCGGCGATATCCCCGAGATCATGCGCCGGGCGCTCAAGAGCTTCGGCATCTACCACACGACCCCGGTCATCCAGCGCAAGGGCGTGCGCCTTCATGTCGGTGACGGCAATCTGGTCTTTTACTACCGCAACCGGCTCGACGGGTACGGCCTGATGGGCACCCGCCGGCTGGTGCCGCCGCGGAGGCCCGGATGAGCAGGCAGGCAGGTGAGAAAAAGCCCCGCATCGCCGTTCTGGGGGCCGGTAACTGGGGCAGCACCGTGGCGCACATGATCGGCGCCAACGGCTACCCGGTTTCGCTGTGGTGCCGCAGTGAGAAGCAGCGCGAAGAGATCAATACTCACCACACGAACACGCGCTATCTCGAAGACACACGCCTCTCGCAGAACATCACGGCGACCAACGATCTCGAAGAAGCGATCGTCGGGGCGCCGCTCATTTTCGTGGTGATCCCGTCGAAGTCTTTCCGCGAAGTCGTGCGCGCCATGGGCGAGGTTCTGCGCCCCAGCCAGTTCGTCATCCACGCCACCAAGGGAATCGAATCAAGGACGCACCTGCGCATGTCGGAGGTGCTGCTCCAGGAAACCTGCGCGCTGCAGTTCGGTGTGCTCTCGGGCCCGAACATCGCGCTGGAAATGTGCCAGGGAAAACCCGCCGGTACGGTCATTGCCTCGGAATTCCCCCGCGTGATCGAGGCCGGACGCAGCGCGTTGGTGAGCGAGCAGCTTCGCGTCTATGCCAACACCGATGTAGTTGGTGTGGAACTGGGCGGGACGCTCAAGAACGTCGTCGCGATTGCAGCCGGTATGCTCAGCGCACTGGATCTGGGTGAGAACGCCAAGGCCCTGCTGATCACGCGCGGGCTTTCGGAGATCGCGCGCATCGGCGTGGCGCTTGGGGCCGATCCGATGACCTTTGCCGGTCTGGCCGGCATCGGTGATCTGATGGTGACCTGTTCGAGCCCCCTCTCGCGCAACCACCGCGTGGGCGCGGCGCTGGCGAAGGGCATGAAGCTCGACGAGGCGGTCGAAAAGCTCGGCATGGTGGCCGAGGGCGTGAACACCGCGAAGGTCGTGCATTCGATCGCCGAGCGCCACCGGCTCGATGTGCCGCTGCTGGAATCGGTCTACCGCGCCCTGCACGAGAATCTCACGCCGGCCGAAGGCATTCGCGAGCTCATGCAGCTCTCCTCGCGCTACGACATCGATCGCGCCCTGCAGGGACACTGAACATGCGACCCGAGCGCCAGCGGCTCAAGAAACCTTATCCGATGCTCCGTATCATGGAGCGCGAGCTCGATCCCCGTTACGAGGGACCCGTCTTCGTCTGGGACATCGACAAGACCTATCTCGAAACGCGCTTTTCCCAGCTCAAACACATTGTGAAAATTCCCTTCGAGTTCGGCGTGGACAAACAGGCAGTGCCGGGAACCATCGCGCTGCTGCACGGACTTCGCGAAGGGAAAACCGGGCGCGAGCACCGGCCGCTGTTCTTCGTCTCCGCCAGCCCGCCGGTGCTGGAGCTTCCCATCGGCAAGAAGATGCTGCTCGACGGGGTGGAATACGATGGTGTGAGTTACAAGGACTGGCCGCGCCTGATTCTGCGGCGTGAGTTCACGCAGGTCAAAGAACAGGTCGGATACAAGCTGGCCGCGCTGCTGATGCTCTATCGCGATCTGCCGGCGGGGTGTCGCTTTCATCTGTTCGGTGACGATGCGGAGAAGGACGCGCTGGCCTTTGCACTCTTTGCCGACGTAGCCGCCGGGCGGGTGCGGGGCCGGGCGCTGCACGACACGCTCGTTGTCGGCGGCACCGAGCATCACTACGCCGAAGAGATCGCCTCGCTGGCCGAACCGCTTCCCGAGCGCGAGTGCGTGGAGCGGATCTACGTGCACCTCATCCGCCAGCCCGGCGGCGAGAGCATCGCCGAATTCGGCGCCGGGGTGCTGGGCTGTCCGACATTCTTTGCCGCCGCGAAGGTGCTGCACACCGAGGGTCTGCTCAGCGACCAGAGCCTTGAAAGCGTTCGGCAGGCCGCCCCGGACGGCGAGGGCATTTTCGGCAAGGCCCCGGCCGATGACACGGGCTACTGGTGCCCGCACCGGTATCTGGTTCTCTAGCGACGCAGCAGATTCAGCAATCCCTTGCCCCCGGTGCGCAGCGTGCCGGCAGGCGAATCCGCTGTTGCCAGCCGGAGCGCCCTGCCTCCCCAGCGCGATTCCCAACTAGAGAGCGGCCACAGGCTCTTTAGAATGCGTCGGTCGTAGGCCGAGGGCTCGAATCCCGAGCGGGCCGGTACCCGCGGTCCGAAGGCCTCGGCAGCGCAGGCCAGTGCGAGGGTCACGGCGCGCCGGGAGCGGGTCTGCGTGGCAAGCACTTCGAGAAATCCCCAATCGATTTCGTCGTGGCGCACGTGAAGAATGCGCGCCAGGTCATGGAGGAACAGCAGTTTTCCCGTGAACCCGTGGCGGGCGGTGTTGGCGGCGAGAAAGAAGAGCTGCACGCTCAGGGATGGATCGCTTCCTTCGGTAACGCCCAGCGCGTCCCAGTCGGGCATCACGCGCTCACCGGTGGCGGGGGTCCAGTGCAGGTCGAGTCCCACGGCGGGCTGGCCTGGCAGCAGAAAGACCCAGTGGTGGTGACGAAGCCGCGCGGCGCGCGAGCAATCGACCACCTCCCAGCCGGATTCCAGAACCAGGTCGCGTGCGCGTTCAATGTCGGCCGCGCGCACCAGCAGGTCGATGTCCGTCATCGGACGCTCGCCTGGCTCGTAGATCCCGGCGCGCAGCAGTGCCAGCCCCTTAATCGGCGCGACCGGAATTCCGGCATTCTCAAGGGAGCCGAGCAGCTCATTTCCGGCGTCGAGCTGCACCAGGTTCGCGGCCAGTGTGTAGCTGCGCGCGCGGTCGAGCTCCTTCTGATTCTCTTTGGGCCACAGCCCCCGGGATGCGTGGCGGGCCAGCAGGGGGGCGAGCCCGTGACCGACGGCAATGCGTTGCGCCGCATCCCAGAATTCCGGGGAGTCATGGGGCAGCGCCGCTGCCCGGCAGGCGCCGCCTTCCATGGCCAGCAGGCTGCACAGCCACAGGCGGGCCAGAATCTCGTGGGGAGGGCTCTCCATGGGATGGACTCTAGCGAGGCAGGCCCACCGGGGCCAAGGGGCGGCCCGGTTGCTTGGGCGGCACCGGGGGCGCTAGGATCTACCCAATGAACGACCCCGCCGCAAAAAGGCCACAGGGCCAGAAGGCGCGCCGCAGCTACGCGGCGCCCGCGATTGTGCATGAAGAGACGATCGAGTCGGTGGCGGTGGTCTGCGATCCGGCCTCGAACCCGGGCCTTCCGGTAAAACGCACGGCCGGCGAGCCCAATCCCATGAGCCCCTCGGGCGTCTGCGAAAACGGATTCCTAAACAGCTAGGCGGCGTTTTCTTCGGAAGCGGCGGGCTCAGCGCGGAGCTGCGTCTTGCCCGGCACCACGATCTGGTGGAGCACGGGGCGGGACTCGAACTGCCCGATCTCGTAGCGCATCTGCGCGCTCTTGCAGGCATATTTCGACGGGCCGTTGAAGCGGCCGTTCTCGTAGAAACTCACTGAAGGACAGATGAAGCAGCTCTCGCGGAATTCGCAGGAATTGCACTCGACAAAATCGCTGAATTTCAGGGAGCGTTCCTTCTCCAGAAACTCCGCGTCGCGCCAGATCTCGGCCACGTTGCGCTCGCGCACATTGCCCACAGAAATCTTTGACTGCACACAGCCGAACACATCGCCGTAGGGGCCGATGATGGCGGTACCGCGTCCCAGGGTGCACAGCTCCCTGCCGAGCGTGCGGGGCTTGGGTTCCACCCCGCGCGCATAACGGGCGAAGTAGTCGCGAAGCTGTTCATCGGAAATCTGGTGGCCCAGCGGTTTCATCGAACCGTCGTCCTTGGGCGTCATCCACACGTCGATGTTGTAGGGAAGATCCCGCGAAGTGCAGAAGGCAACCATCTCATCGAGCTCGTGAAAATTCTCGCGCATGATCGGCAGCTTGATGAGCATGCGCTGGCCGCGCGTGCGAAGCGCATCGATGTTGCTGGCGACGCGCTCAAATCCCTCATGCCCGGTGACGGCGCGGTAGGTGCTCTCGCTCACGCCGTAGAGAGAGATGTCGATACTCATCAGATTGAGCGCCATCGCGCGCTCCAGGCGCTCGCCATCGAGCAGCAGGCCGTTGGAGAAAAGGCGCACGATGAAGCGTTCGCGGGCGGCGTGCTCGGCGATCTCGAAGAAATCCGGGCGCAGCATGGCCTCGCCGCCGGTGAGCGTGACTGTGAGGCAGCCTGCGGCCTTGAGATCATCGAGCAGGGAAATGTATTCGCGGGTGGAGAGCTCCTGGCGGGGGCCGCCGACGACGCAGTAACAGTGCACGCACTCGAAGTTGCACCGGTAGGTCAGTTCCAGTGCGGCGGTGAGGAAACCGCTACGCGCCGCCACGCGGCGGCGAATTTGCTCGAAGCGAGATGCCACGTCTAATCCGGATTCCCGTCCCTGAACGCCTGATCCATATACTGCCGGAGCCCCGGCGCGCGCGCAAACCGCAGGCGCCATCCCGGGGTCATCCCGGAGAGCACGCTGGCGCGCTCAAGAATCTGTTCGGCGTCCATGCCCTGGCCCTGCAGGGCGCCGCCGATGGCGGCGGCGACGCGCCCCGGGGTGGTGGCGCCCAGCTCGTGGCGGTCGGCTTTTTCGAGAATCAGCCAGCCGTGCAGGGGAAAACGACCCGGGGTCTTGGGAATGTCGATCCCGTCGCCCGAGAAGGGGCTTCCCTCTACCATCAGGCCCTCGGGCGTATTGCGCAGCAGAATGAGATCGTCGCCGAGCACGAGCGCGCCCTCGGCCTGCAGCACGCGACAGAGCGTGGTCTTCCCGGTGCCCGAGGCGCCCGGCGCGATCCACGCGCCGCTCGTCTCATCGAGCGCGACGGCTGCGGCATGCAGCATCACGGAGTTCTCATCACGATTGCACAGCGTGGCCAGCAGCGCGCGCAGCCCGTTTTCCAGGGCATTGGGGCAGGGGTGATTGCGTGCACCAACGGCCGGTACGACGCGCAGCACGAAGTCCTTGCCCGTCATCTCCAGCACGAACGCGCTCGAATAGATGCGGTCTTCCTCGCGCTCCACGTGGAGCGGATCGTCGTGGTGGAGCTTGCGATCCAGGCGAAGGCGAAGGGCGCTTGTCGCGCTCTGATTCGAAGCCTGCTTGAGCCACATGTCGAGCAGCGCCGGATCGAAGGCGCGGTCAACTTCGAGTGCAAGCCCGTAGCCCGCCAGCGCGCGCGTTTCCGTCCGCGTTGCGGGAGTCAGTGCCTTCCGCAGGCTGGAGCGCACGAAGAGCTCTCCGGCGGTGAGCGCCACGCCAATGGCACCGCCGCGGCGGTTGATGGTCTTTTCGCTGC from Chrysiogenia bacterium encodes the following:
- a CDS encoding radical SAM protein; this translates as MASRFEQIRRRVAARSGFLTAALELTYRCNFECVHCYCVVGGPRQELSTREYISLLDDLKAAGCLTVTLTGGEAMLRPDFFEIAEHAARERFIVRLFSNGLLLDGERLERAMALNLMSIDISLYGVSESTYRAVTGHEGFERVASNIDALRTRGQRMLIKLPIMRENFHELDEMVAFCTSRDLPYNIDVWMTPKDDGSMKPLGHQISDEQLRDYFARYARGVEPKPRTLGRELCTLGRGTAIIGPYGDVFGCVQSKISVGNVRERNVAEIWRDAEFLEKERSLKFSDFVECNSCEFRESCFICPSVSFYENGRFNGPSKYACKSAQMRYEIGQFESRPVLHQIVVPGKTQLRAEPAASEENAA
- a CDS encoding NAD(P)-dependent glycerol-3-phosphate dehydrogenase; this translates as MSRQAGEKKPRIAVLGAGNWGSTVAHMIGANGYPVSLWCRSEKQREEINTHHTNTRYLEDTRLSQNITATNDLEEAIVGAPLIFVVIPSKSFREVVRAMGEVLRPSQFVIHATKGIESRTHLRMSEVLLQETCALQFGVLSGPNIALEMCQGKPAGTVIASEFPRVIEAGRSALVSEQLRVYANTDVVGVELGGTLKNVVAIAAGMLSALDLGENAKALLITRGLSEIARIGVALGADPMTFAGLAGIGDLMVTCSSPLSRNHRVGAALAKGMKLDEAVEKLGMVAEGVNTAKVVHSIAERHRLDVPLLESVYRALHENLTPAEGIRELMQLSSRYDIDRALQGH
- a CDS encoding nucleotidyltransferase family protein — translated: MESPPHEILARLWLCSLLAMEGGACRAAALPHDSPEFWDAAQRIAVGHGLAPLLARHASRGLWPKENQKELDRARSYTLAANLVQLDAGNELLGSLENAGIPVAPIKGLALLRAGIYEPGERPMTDIDLLVRAADIERARDLVLESGWEVVDCSRAARLRHHHWVFLLPGQPAVGLDLHWTPATGERVMPDWDALGVTEGSDPSLSVQLFFLAANTARHGFTGKLLFLHDLARILHVRHDEIDWGFLEVLATQTRSRRAVTLALACAAEAFGPRVPARSGFEPSAYDRRILKSLWPLSSWESRWGGRALRLATADSPAGTLRTGGKGLLNLLRR